The Mugil cephalus isolate CIBA_MC_2020 chromosome 19, CIBA_Mcephalus_1.1, whole genome shotgun sequence genome has a window encoding:
- the LOC124996617 gene encoding calcium/calmodulin-dependent protein kinase kinase 2 isoform X1: MFPCHVTSWPSAEPPASCSSHAPPVQPSQPLPDLLCSCPAPPLNTHSETPSPDPMESLIVVTEYEPSRPPGEAGEEEVEEMDSSEMPEPASSVAAPFRTPSCDLLSHTVGRPEALLPESQEQRGRLSLSDRKLSLQERSQTATSPCSSPGLNGRYIYPSLPYSPITSPHSSPRLPRRPTVESHSVSITDLQDCVQLNQYKLKDEIGKGSYGVVKLAYNEDDNTYYAMKVLSKKRLMRQAGFPRRPPPRGAREAPEGPCQPKGPLERVYQEIAILKKLDHPNVVKLVEVLDDPSEDHLYMVFELVKKGAVMEVPADKPFSEDQARFYFQDLLRGIEYLHYQRIIHRDIKPSNLLVGEDGHIKIADFGVSNQFEGADALLTSTVGTPAFLAPEALSETRKNFSGKALDVWAMGVTLYCFVFGVCPFMDERILSLHQKIKTQPVVLPEHADISDDLKDLLLKMLDKNPETRISVPQIKVHPWVTRHGAEPLPPEDDNCCMLIEVTEEEVENSVKHIPSLATVILVRTMLRKRSFGNPFDWGRKEDRSGLCAAGQRLTKGRAGKVRYCYIHCNQKRKQESGDAMRSMELPYVGEDEALS, from the exons ATGTTTCCTTGTCATGTAACCTCCTGGCCCTCTGCTGAGCCCCCGGCCTCCTGCAGTAGTCATGCACCGCCAGTGCAACCATCACAGCCTCTGCCTGATCTGCTGTGCAGCTGCCCTGCGCCTCCTTTGAACACCCACTCTGAGACACCCTCTCCGGACCCCATGGAGTCTCTCATCGTCGTTACAGAGTATGAACCCAGCAGGCCACCCGGAGAggctggggaggaggag GTAGAAGAAATGGACAGCTCTGAGATGCCTGAGCCAGCTTCCTCTGTGGCAGCACCTTTCCGGACCCCTTCCTGCGACCTGCTGTCCCATACCGTCGGTCGGCCGGAGGCTCTGCTACCTGAAAGCCAAGAGCAAAGGGGAAGATTAAGCCTGTCAGACAGGAAGCTGTCTCTGCAGGAGCGCTCGCAAACTGCAACTTCGCCCTGCAGCTCCCCCGGACTCAATGGACGCTATATTTACCCATCATTACCGTACTCCCCCATCACATCACCACACTCCTCTCCACGCTTGCCCCGCCGGCCCACCGTGGAGTCCCACAGTGTTTCCATCACAGACCTTCAG GACTGCGTTCAGCTCAACCAGTACAAGCTGAAAGATGAGATTGGAAAG ggtTCCTATGGTGTGGTGAAGCTGGCTTACAACGAGGATGATAACACGTACTAT gccATGAAGGTGCTGTCCAAGAAGAGGCTGATGAGACAGGCAGGTTTCCCAC GGAGACCTCCTCCTCGAGGAGCCAGGGAAGCCCCCGAGGGTCCGTGTCAACCTAAAGGGCCGCTGGAGCGAGTCTATCAAGAGATTGCCATCCTCAAAAAGCTGGACCATCCTAATGTAGTCAAACTAGTAGAG GTTTTGGATGACCCCAGCGAGGACCATCTGTACATGG TGTTTGAGCTGGTGAAGAAAGG GGCTGTGATGGAGGTGCCAGCAGATAAACCTTTCAGTGAGGACCAAGCACGTTTTTACTTCCAGGATCTGCTCAGGGGAATCGAGTACT tacATTACCAGAGGATCATCCACAGGGACATCAAACCTTCCAACCTGTTGGTGGGAGAAGACGGACACATCAAGATAGCAGACTTCGGGGTTAGTAACCAGTTCGAGGGAGCGGACGCCCTCCTGACCAGCACTGTGGGAACGCCGGCGTTTCTTGCCCCTGAGGCGCTCTCTGAGACCAGAAAGAACTTCTCTGGAAAG GCTTTGGATGTTTGGGCCATGGGAGTGACGCTTTACTGCTTTGTCTTTGGAGTG TGTCCTTTTATGGATGAGCGCATTCTCAGTCTTCATCAGAAAATCAAGACACAGCCTGTGGTGTTACCAGAACA TGCCGACATATCCGACGATCTCAAAGATTTGTTGCTGAAAATGCTGGACAAGAATCCGGAGACGAGGATATCAGTGCCACAGATAAAG GTGCACCCATGGGTGACGAGGCACGGCGCCGAGCCTCTTCCCCCCGAGGATGACAACTGCTGTATGCTAATCGAGGTGACcgaagaggaagtggagaatTCGGTTAAACACATCCCCAGCCTGGCAACAGTG atTCTGGTGAGGACCATGTTGAGGAAGCGCTCCTTTGGGAACCCCTTCGATTGGGGCCGGAAAGAGGACCGCAGCGGTTTGTGTGCTGCAGGACAGAGGCTCAC GAAAGGCAGAGCAGGCAAAGTGAGATACTGCTACATTCATTGTAACCAAAAAAG GAAACAGGAGAGCGGTGACGCCATGAGGAGCATGGAACTGCCCTACGTGGGAGAGGATGAAGCTCTTTCCTGA
- the LOC124996617 gene encoding calcium/calmodulin-dependent protein kinase kinase 2 isoform X2 encodes MFPCHVTSWPSAEPPASCSSHAPPVQPSQPLPDLLCSCPAPPLNTHSETPSPDPMESLIVVTEYEPSRPPGEAGEEEVEEMDSSEMPEPASSVAAPFRTPSCDLLSHTVGRPEALLPESQEQRGRLSLSDRKLSLQERSQTATSPCSSPGLNGRYIYPSLPYSPITSPHSSPRLPRRPTVESHSVSITDLQDCVQLNQYKLKDEIGKGSYGVVKLAYNEDDNTYYAMKVLSKKRLMRQAGFPRRPPPRGAREAPEGPCQPKGPLERVYQEIAILKKLDHPNVVKLVEVLDDPSEDHLYMVFELVKKGAVMEVPADKPFSEDQARFYFQDLLRGIEYLHYQRIIHRDIKPSNLLVGEDGHIKIADFGVSNQFEGADALLTSTVGTPAFLAPEALSETRKNFSGKALDVWAMGVTLYCFVFGVCPFMDERILSLHQKIKTQPVVLPEHADISDDLKDLLLKMLDKNPETRISVPQIKVHPWVTRHGAEPLPPEDDNCCMLIEVTEEEVENSVKHIPSLATVILVRTMLRKRSFGNPFDWGRKEDRSGLCAAGQRLTKQESGDAMRSMELPYVGEDEALS; translated from the exons ATGTTTCCTTGTCATGTAACCTCCTGGCCCTCTGCTGAGCCCCCGGCCTCCTGCAGTAGTCATGCACCGCCAGTGCAACCATCACAGCCTCTGCCTGATCTGCTGTGCAGCTGCCCTGCGCCTCCTTTGAACACCCACTCTGAGACACCCTCTCCGGACCCCATGGAGTCTCTCATCGTCGTTACAGAGTATGAACCCAGCAGGCCACCCGGAGAggctggggaggaggag GTAGAAGAAATGGACAGCTCTGAGATGCCTGAGCCAGCTTCCTCTGTGGCAGCACCTTTCCGGACCCCTTCCTGCGACCTGCTGTCCCATACCGTCGGTCGGCCGGAGGCTCTGCTACCTGAAAGCCAAGAGCAAAGGGGAAGATTAAGCCTGTCAGACAGGAAGCTGTCTCTGCAGGAGCGCTCGCAAACTGCAACTTCGCCCTGCAGCTCCCCCGGACTCAATGGACGCTATATTTACCCATCATTACCGTACTCCCCCATCACATCACCACACTCCTCTCCACGCTTGCCCCGCCGGCCCACCGTGGAGTCCCACAGTGTTTCCATCACAGACCTTCAG GACTGCGTTCAGCTCAACCAGTACAAGCTGAAAGATGAGATTGGAAAG ggtTCCTATGGTGTGGTGAAGCTGGCTTACAACGAGGATGATAACACGTACTAT gccATGAAGGTGCTGTCCAAGAAGAGGCTGATGAGACAGGCAGGTTTCCCAC GGAGACCTCCTCCTCGAGGAGCCAGGGAAGCCCCCGAGGGTCCGTGTCAACCTAAAGGGCCGCTGGAGCGAGTCTATCAAGAGATTGCCATCCTCAAAAAGCTGGACCATCCTAATGTAGTCAAACTAGTAGAG GTTTTGGATGACCCCAGCGAGGACCATCTGTACATGG TGTTTGAGCTGGTGAAGAAAGG GGCTGTGATGGAGGTGCCAGCAGATAAACCTTTCAGTGAGGACCAAGCACGTTTTTACTTCCAGGATCTGCTCAGGGGAATCGAGTACT tacATTACCAGAGGATCATCCACAGGGACATCAAACCTTCCAACCTGTTGGTGGGAGAAGACGGACACATCAAGATAGCAGACTTCGGGGTTAGTAACCAGTTCGAGGGAGCGGACGCCCTCCTGACCAGCACTGTGGGAACGCCGGCGTTTCTTGCCCCTGAGGCGCTCTCTGAGACCAGAAAGAACTTCTCTGGAAAG GCTTTGGATGTTTGGGCCATGGGAGTGACGCTTTACTGCTTTGTCTTTGGAGTG TGTCCTTTTATGGATGAGCGCATTCTCAGTCTTCATCAGAAAATCAAGACACAGCCTGTGGTGTTACCAGAACA TGCCGACATATCCGACGATCTCAAAGATTTGTTGCTGAAAATGCTGGACAAGAATCCGGAGACGAGGATATCAGTGCCACAGATAAAG GTGCACCCATGGGTGACGAGGCACGGCGCCGAGCCTCTTCCCCCCGAGGATGACAACTGCTGTATGCTAATCGAGGTGACcgaagaggaagtggagaatTCGGTTAAACACATCCCCAGCCTGGCAACAGTG atTCTGGTGAGGACCATGTTGAGGAAGCGCTCCTTTGGGAACCCCTTCGATTGGGGCCGGAAAGAGGACCGCAGCGGTTTGTGTGCTGCAGGACAGAGGCTCAC GAAACAGGAGAGCGGTGACGCCATGAGGAGCATGGAACTGCCCTACGTGGGAGAGGATGAAGCTCTTTCCTGA